One Solibacillus isronensis genomic window carries:
- a CDS encoding ATP-binding protein, with protein sequence MILVISLFLTYFIIGEIVEEEMGERALGIAKVASEHPAIIEGLKQPQTTSEIQGIALQFQQNANAEYVVIGDENEIRYAHPVKERIGEKMVGDDNDKALIDGKDYVSIAEGTLGKALRGKAPVKDENGKIIGVVSVGFLFTDIFSANIIYSKYLIIVFFITIILSIILATYFSNKTKAQLLDYEPQEIVKILSERNAILESIREGIIMVDRNGNITLINQSAKAILRSGESEVGRNISEVIPNTHLIKVMESGHEQLDRMMTINGVKTLVNRVPIINKGEVTGAVSSFRPFEEIDLVANELSQVKQYIESLRAQTHEYNNFLYTISGLIQLKEYDEALYLIHSERIGNHALISFLNEKIQDTFICGLIIGFYNRAKELKVTLLLDEDSFCGKLGQHLEKHLLISVLGNLVTNAFEAVEHLDEEERIVRIYIYEDEKEVICEIEDSGNGIDEQVIHSIFEKKQSTKGEEHRGYGLYIVDENLRKLNGSIAIERGELGGALFIFSIPKEG encoded by the coding sequence ATGATTTTAGTCATAAGTTTATTTTTAACCTATTTTATTATTGGAGAAATTGTAGAAGAGGAAATGGGTGAGCGGGCACTGGGGATAGCGAAAGTCGCCTCGGAACACCCAGCTATTATAGAAGGGCTGAAACAACCCCAAACAACATCGGAAATTCAAGGAATTGCGCTACAGTTCCAACAAAATGCCAATGCTGAATATGTGGTTATTGGTGATGAAAATGAAATCAGGTATGCACACCCCGTAAAGGAACGAATCGGAGAAAAAATGGTTGGTGATGATAATGACAAAGCGCTAATCGATGGAAAAGACTATGTTTCAATTGCGGAAGGGACATTAGGTAAAGCACTACGGGGTAAGGCACCTGTAAAAGACGAAAACGGGAAAATCATCGGTGTCGTTTCAGTTGGCTTTTTATTTACCGATATCTTTTCAGCAAATATTATTTATTCCAAGTATTTAATAATAGTATTTTTTATTACCATTATATTATCTATTATCCTGGCCACTTATTTCTCCAATAAAACGAAAGCACAGTTATTGGATTATGAGCCTCAGGAAATTGTAAAAATACTGTCAGAGCGAAATGCTATATTAGAATCGATTCGAGAAGGCATTATTATGGTTGACCGAAACGGTAATATTACGTTAATTAATCAATCTGCCAAGGCGATTTTACGGAGTGGGGAATCTGAGGTAGGCAGAAATATTAGTGAAGTTATTCCGAACACACATTTAATTAAAGTGATGGAATCTGGCCATGAACAATTAGATCGGATGATGACCATCAATGGTGTGAAAACGTTAGTAAACCGTGTTCCGATTATTAATAAGGGGGAAGTAACCGGTGCGGTGTCCAGTTTTAGACCGTTTGAAGAAATTGATTTAGTTGCAAATGAACTATCACAAGTAAAACAATATATCGAATCCCTTCGAGCGCAAACACATGAGTACAATAACTTTTTATATACGATTTCAGGGTTGATTCAACTGAAGGAATATGATGAAGCGCTATACTTAATTCACTCAGAGCGAATTGGGAACCATGCGCTAATATCCTTTTTAAATGAAAAAATACAAGATACGTTTATTTGTGGTCTAATCATAGGATTCTATAATAGAGCAAAAGAGTTAAAAGTTACATTATTACTGGATGAAGATAGTTTCTGTGGCAAGCTAGGTCAACATCTTGAAAAGCATTTACTCATTTCAGTCCTAGGAAATTTAGTTACGAATGCCTTTGAAGCGGTAGAGCATTTAGATGAAGAAGAACGCATTGTACGAATTTATATTTATGAAGATGAAAAAGAGGTTATTTGTGAAATTGAAGATTCAGGGAATGGTATCGATGAACAAGTAATCCACAGTATATTTGAGAAAAAGCAATCCACAAAGGGCGAAGAACACCGAGGCTATGGTTTGTATATCGTCGATGAAAACTTAAGAAAATTAAATGGTTCGATCGCAATTGAAAGAGGAGAATTAGGAGGGGCACTATTCATTTTTTCAATTCCAAAAGAGGGGTGA
- a CDS encoding RtcB family protein has translation MIEINGKYTNAKIYTNTPQELAIQQIDELVNQSFMEGTKVRIMPDYHAGKGCVIGTTIQLNDRVVPNLVGVDVGCGVLVSEIGKGTIDFNELDTTIRRFVPSGNEIHETALKVEDTERFANENFIARGLQNEYTGRSLGTLGGGNHFIELAKDETGVHYLLIHTGSRYVGAKVANWHQKRAFESLQREDLSEKIAELKEAGKSKDIQKMIKAYKNENPVVPKDLAYLEGDLFQEYIADMKLAQRFAHENRIHIAKTIAEHMKWEFAEQFDSVHNYIDTDAMILRKGAVRAAKDEKLVIPMNMREGSLICIGKGNADWNESAPHGAGRIYSRTAAMKNLSMDDFKQTMQGIWTTSVSEETLDEAPMAYKPMQEIIEQIGETVTIQKHVTPVYNFKASDKWKR, from the coding sequence TTGATCGAAATTAACGGAAAATATACAAACGCTAAAATTTATACGAACACACCACAGGAATTAGCAATTCAGCAAATTGATGAACTCGTTAATCAGTCGTTTATGGAAGGAACAAAAGTACGGATTATGCCCGATTATCATGCCGGAAAAGGCTGTGTAATCGGCACAACGATTCAGTTGAATGACCGTGTTGTGCCGAATCTTGTTGGCGTTGACGTAGGGTGTGGGGTTCTCGTTTCGGAAATCGGTAAAGGCACAATTGACTTTAATGAACTCGATACAACGATCCGACGTTTCGTACCAAGTGGTAATGAAATCCATGAAACTGCGCTAAAAGTGGAAGATACAGAACGTTTTGCGAATGAAAACTTCATCGCACGCGGCTTGCAAAATGAATATACAGGACGCTCGCTAGGTACATTGGGCGGCGGCAATCATTTTATCGAGCTTGCAAAAGATGAGACAGGGGTTCATTATTTATTGATTCATACGGGTTCGCGCTATGTCGGGGCAAAGGTGGCGAACTGGCACCAAAAGCGTGCATTTGAGTCGTTGCAGCGTGAAGATTTATCCGAAAAAATTGCGGAACTAAAAGAAGCCGGAAAAAGCAAAGACATTCAAAAAATGATTAAAGCATATAAGAACGAAAATCCGGTTGTGCCTAAGGATTTGGCATATTTAGAAGGCGATCTGTTCCAGGAATATATTGCCGATATGAAACTGGCTCAGCGTTTCGCGCATGAAAACCGTATTCATATTGCCAAGACAATCGCGGAACATATGAAGTGGGAATTCGCGGAGCAGTTTGATTCCGTACACAATTATATTGATACGGATGCCATGATTTTGCGTAAAGGGGCAGTGCGGGCAGCAAAGGATGAAAAGCTCGTCATTCCAATGAATATGCGAGAAGGTTCACTTATTTGTATCGGAAAAGGGAATGCAGACTGGAATGAATCCGCCCCACATGGAGCAGGCCGGATTTACTCGCGGACAGCTGCGATGAAAAACTTGTCGATGGATGATTTCAAACAGACGATGCAAGGGATTTGGACAACGTCGGTAAGTGAGGAAACGCTCGACGAAGCACCAATGGCCTATAAGCCGATGCAGGAAATTATCGAGCAAATCGGCGAAACGGTGACAATCCAAAAGCACGTGACACCGGTTTATAATTTCAAAGCGAGTGATAAATGGAAGAGATAG
- a CDS encoding spore coat protein — translation MATKKSEETTEQQLDLDLDVSMIDDMAIATDLLITSKAAVRNLAVAITETATPAVKRILRRELDNAIDTHDKIAQYMIKNEMYHAYDLQEQMEHDLEKADIALNVAKK, via the coding sequence ATGGCAACGAAAAAATCAGAAGAAACAACTGAACAGCAACTGGACCTGGATTTGGATGTATCAATGATTGACGATATGGCGATTGCTACTGACCTGCTTATCACATCAAAAGCAGCAGTTCGAAACTTGGCGGTAGCGATTACTGAAACAGCAACACCGGCTGTTAAACGAATTTTACGCCGCGAACTGGATAACGCGATTGATACACACGACAAAATTGCACAATATATGATTAAGAATGAAATGTATCATGCCTATGATTTACAAGAGCAGATGGAGCATGATCTTGAAAAAGCAGACATTGCATTAAATGTGGCGAAAAAATAA
- a CDS encoding spore coat protein, which produces MAAKKELALHEQLEVHEVLIFKTTCVTKGKLFSPLVQDKKLKEILDEDLELSVKAIKDLKKLLKDASN; this is translated from the coding sequence ATGGCTGCTAAAAAGGAACTAGCATTACATGAACAATTGGAAGTCCATGAAGTATTAATTTTTAAAACGACATGTGTTACAAAAGGGAAGTTATTCTCACCTCTTGTTCAAGACAAGAAACTTAAGGAAATCCTTGATGAGGATCTTGAACTTTCCGTGAAGGCAATTAAAGATCTGAAAAAATTACTGAAAGATGCAAGCAACTAA
- a CDS encoding agmatinase family protein: protein MSKFLVSPATSWNRVESEDLKVKDWIVPSYGELSDNFDVVITGVPLSRSSISASAASEYPDFFRKSWNLFTTYSIDEDLDVRELRVADVGDVKMHGTNILQCHDNIEQAMTGVLNDCPESFYVQIGGDHSITAPVVKAFASTSGKRIGILQFDTHLDLRDTESDGPTNGTPIRQLLDAGVVRGEDVYNIGLHGFYNAPSLIRTADHYGVNRITLKDFRRRGAESVIANVMEELSKKVDLVYVTVDMDVLDIAYAPGVPASTPGGMRTDELFDLLYEVGKYEIVKGMDFVCVDPHRDTRELQTVKAGVYAFLTMMVSRFVHLK, encoded by the coding sequence GTGAGCAAGTTCCTAGTAAGTCCGGCAACTTCTTGGAATCGGGTTGAATCTGAAGATTTGAAGGTAAAAGACTGGATTGTGCCAAGTTATGGGGAGCTTTCAGATAACTTTGATGTGGTCATTACAGGAGTACCGCTGTCACGTTCATCGATTAGTGCTTCAGCAGCTTCGGAATATCCAGATTTTTTCCGAAAAAGCTGGAATCTGTTTACTACGTATTCAATTGATGAAGATTTAGATGTGCGGGAATTACGGGTCGCTGATGTCGGCGATGTGAAAATGCACGGAACGAATATTTTGCAATGTCATGACAATATCGAACAGGCGATGACGGGTGTATTGAATGATTGTCCTGAAAGCTTCTATGTACAAATTGGCGGAGATCATTCGATTACTGCACCGGTTGTTAAAGCATTTGCTAGTACATCCGGTAAGCGAATCGGTATTTTGCAGTTCGATACCCATCTGGATTTACGTGATACGGAATCAGATGGCCCGACAAATGGCACACCGATCCGCCAGCTGTTGGATGCAGGGGTAGTACGAGGAGAAGATGTTTATAACATCGGGCTGCACGGATTTTACAATGCCCCGAGCCTTATTCGTACTGCAGATCATTATGGTGTAAATCGTATTACATTAAAGGATTTCCGTCGTCGTGGCGCGGAGTCTGTAATAGCGAATGTGATGGAGGAACTTTCCAAGAAAGTGGATCTTGTTTACGTGACAGTAGATATGGACGTACTTGATATTGCATACGCACCGGGAGTTCCTGCTTCTACACCGGGTGGCATGCGGACAGATGAGCTGTTCGATTTGCTGTATGAAGTAGGGAAATACGAAATTGTAAAAGGTATGGATTTCGTCTGTGTCGACCCACATCGTGATACACGTGAATTGCAGACGGTAAAAGCTGGAGTGTACGCGTTTTTAACGATGATGGTATCGAGATTTGTTCATTTGAAATGA